ACCTCGGGGGGTCTTGAAACCgctgtttcaggtaataaaaatactttcacataccccccaACTTTCTACCTCGGGGGTCTTGACACCGCTGTGTTTACCTGATCAAAATACTTGCACAtaatccccgacttcctacctcgggggtcgtgacaccgctttttcacctaataaaaagattctcgcataatccccgacttcctacctcgggggtcgtggcaccgctgtttcaggtaataaaaatgctttcacataccccccgacttcctacctcgggggtcgtgaccccgctgactcatcttaaaaaagattctcacacagaccccgacttcctacccccaaggaaagtgaaatgccacagcatccaatcaacgttggttacgcccaccttgaaagttgctgacgcccacttcctcagtcacgcccaccttgaaagttggtgacgcacacttcctcagccacgcccacttcctcagtcacgcccactttgaaaattgctgacacacacttgatcggccacgcccactttgatccatcaaattcattcgattaaaaagtgacagatggtgtttttctttcttttttatgggtgtgagacagttcTGGAGATGCGACAGAGAAGCtaggctgaactctgggttgtcatggttttggggggtTAATATAATCgaccaaattcctagagataagagaagcacccgccaaggtggggtgaactccatcttgtctaatcagaccaggctttccccagaaagagttccagtTATCAACGTaggccatgtgattggctggacaccactgttgaaggaggatattttcctctccttcagcccaggatctttataccttttggaaaTGATAGTCCATCCAGCACAAGTCACTCGACAATTTCTcccgtttattttatttatttggtacacacaGAATAAGTATTGATTTCAGAGACTTCAGTAAATCCACCTTAGGGgtagaaaaaacagaaagcctTCATCCAAGCAGGCACAGTGACCTTGTTCTACCTACTGTAGACTCCGCCCATACAGAAGGGAGGAGCTCTGCCTCTCATGTGtaagtgagtttctatgtgtagccaattagctttatctggtttccagtgTATGAAATATTAGGGTGTATgtatcctagtctgtgagcacgctgcagcaaagcagaaagcAACTCCTTAAATGGTGAGATAGTGGAAGTACCATTCTTCCAGATTTTtcccagtgttatacacaggctgaaggccttacttaaccccttaaaacccaacaccacctagataaccagcggtggattgattaaacatatcattactggtcagattgggcaggggtccagagaaaactacggagtccgaTTTTAACGAAGCTAGCACaatgcaagcacacacagcagcagtgcagaatcaggaagtgacgcaatacgcttactcacgtgacgaacGTAGGAGTCAGACTTGGTGTTGATATTGATGTGAAGATCAATTCTAAAAAACACACGATTGAAGTATCAATAATTCTGGAACAATATGCACATCCCTATTGTAGAGTCACTCTGACATTCATATGCTTCTCCCTTGTGCTGGAGCTGCCCTtgcccttgtttgttttttgagactACCCAGCTTGCAATCTGCTGCTTATCAGTACATGACTAACATTTAGACATACAGATTACTGATGCCGCAAAGTAATATAACCAGAGCCAATGCATATGATCATGAATTTCtgatgaacattaacattaaaaagaTACCCCGAGTTTTACACGGGACAAATCCATCATGACAACAAAGGAAATCGTGAGGGGTATTCAAGAATGACAAATTGACCCTTAACTTAATGGTCACACAGTTTAATAAACAGATTACACCCAAAGCACATTAGGGTGTTTTCTTTAGGTTAAGGTTTGTTACAGTAAACAGAAAAACTCACACAGGGAATGAGGAAGTTCTCATTTAATTCGACAGAATAAAATTATACAACCAGTGGTTAAAGTCAAGGAGTCCCATAACATCTACATGGGAAACAGGTTGTGCTTCTTTTACACACATGATTCATGAGGGAATTGACGATTTACAGTTTCTCCTACCAAGGAAGGGATACAACAGTGGGATGGTTGCTCTCTTGATCCAGTCCAGGTCTTACAGCCAAACATGTTGTATTCCAAGAATTTTCACTCATAGCTGACATCttcatatcgttagcctaatagcagtcttttttttctttttcttttttttactgttacaatatcaataaaaataccaatgtacttgctaaaatagttttttttcttgttcattcaacattcaaatatgactcaGGCATAAACTCAATTACATTGAGAGCTTGCTGATGTACTGTGTGTCCACGTGTTAGGGGAGCTGGACCGAGGGAGACAGAGCAAGGCTTCAGAGGACAGTGAAGGCAGCACAGAGGAGTGCTGGCTGCCCTCTCCCGTCTTGATGGATATCCACACCACATGGTGCCTCAGCAGAGCTCACAACATCATCAAGGACAGTTCACACCCCAGATCTCAGCTGTTTGAGCTGTTGCTGTATGGGAGGCACTACAGATGTATCAGAGcatggacaaactgaaaaaaagagttTCTTTCTGAGAGCCATCATCACCCTGACCTCTCACATGCAACAACCCCATCCACCAACATAAAGTAAAATGTGCAATATAGACTTTCActgacactgatgctgctgttctgtttattctgttttaaccTGCACAATACATTTTTACCGCTGCTGCTGTatttctgtaaaatatatttttacatttctttttacattttttttatatatatttattagtatattttgtattttaactcGTTTGTAAATAGCACCtgttgcactattttgtatattctttgtgtctgcagtgaaaaggagaagctctctaATCTCTTAAAGGAAATTCAATTAttctattaggctaacaatatgcTATAAAAGTCATGGATCAGaaatagtctttttttcttaccaAAATAAGACCATCTCTTCATGTGCTCTTCCTGAGGAGAGATTAAATGGAGCGCATCTTCTATATATGTGAGGTAACCAAAACTACATTATAGCAATAtttcatcctcaccctcatcaTTGTCTACCATCACCTTATACTGATCATTACTGAGAGCAACAGCAATTTCATCTTCATTAATACATGTCACAAAAAAGTCACTTTgagcaacattttaaaaagattaaagatttaaaagcCAAGCATCATCGTGAGACTGGATATATACTGGTTTGAACAGTACAGTACACgaacaaaaataaagactcAAATAAATTATTAGAAGACCCACTAAAAATCAAATATCATATATCTGGCATGGCAGGTGAATTTAAAGACTGAGTCTATGACATCTctcgttctttcttttttatgtttcttttgaGAAGCCAAACTGAGAGAGGTCTAGCTTTGCATGCGAGAACACCCTCTTAGAAGTCCCTGGTGGAAGGAGAGAAATGAGCAGGAGACTAGGGAAGAAATAAGATGTCTCATTCATTCTAAATCTTTCATTATCCCAAAGAATCAGACCAGTACtttataatttcttttcctGTTCTGATTCCACAGTTCTTGTCTCATGCTCATGCTTCACAAACCCCCACACAAGTATGACAGGGGTGTTAACCCACAGTCCTGAAGACCAGTGACaaaagaggaagcaggagtggttttcttttctttcagtgagTGAAATTCATTTCCGCCTGcattctttttctccttttcatctctTATTCTCCATCTAGAAGTCCATGGACATGGAACGCTGTTGTGGGTCAACTAAGGTAGTGCTGTTACGAGCACCATTTCCGCGGATACTGAGGGTTCCACAGGCTCCTGCCATCCCACCACCAATACCTCCTGTGATGCCACTAGGCCCTGTCATACTCACTCCTCCTGCCATACCCATCCCACCAGCCATTGCCACACCTCCTGTTATCCCCACCGCTCCTCCGATCCCTCCTCCTGCAATCCCAGATGCTCCTCCTCCCATTGCTCCTCCACCTGTggctcctcctcccactcctcctgcACCACGGCCATAAATCTCACATGGAATCTCCTCTGTGACATGGTCCTCGATGACCTGCTGGTCGCAGTCATGAGTCTGTGAGTGCTGCTTGTAGCCGTAGCAGCTCTTCTTGTAGTTGGCTGAAGAGTTGAAAGTCTTCATTGGGGGAGGCTTGGAGAAATCGTTGTGGTAGGACAGCTCCATGGAACTCAGGGTGGTGCGGCTGTGCTTCATGCTGCCACAACCTGTAGCCACAGAGCCTTGCGAACCACAGTGGTGCTCATGGACACAGCGGGACATGATGGAGGATCGCCTCAGTTTATGAAAGCTGTCCAGCTCCTCAGAGAGATCTGCTAAGTCTGAGGATATCTCCTTGTCACGTAGAGAGAAGAGCTCATAGTGGGGTGGATCAAAGACCTCCTGGAATCCAGCCTTGTTAAAAACACCAGATCGCCTAGCTACAACCTTGAAGAGAGGAAGAGTCttacattttagtgatataGGGATATACAGTAtccagacaaagaaaaagacaaggGATTGACTAACCCATTTAAAGTGGAACGACCACAACTAAAAGCTGAACTAAGGGTGACTTACCTTTTTTCTTGGCTGCTTCATCTGGACCAAGATGGAGATGATAAGAAGTACAAGGACGATGCCAGATGAGACACCAATAACGGTGCCATGGGTCTTAGTGATCTGATGGAAAAGCCCCTTAGATCGCTTCTCTGGGGGAGGacaggagagacagagaaaatacagaaagcaatgtaaaaacatttacaaaaagaaaagataatacCAAGCCTAAATCCTGCTCCCTTAACCGTAATATCTGGCAGAAAGCTCACCTTTGCAGTGGTTTTCATCCCATGGGTAGACACAGTTCTGAACCCCATTGCACACCAGAGAGTTGTTAATGCACATGTTGCTGTGGCAGAAGAATGTATTGGCTGTACATGGTGCTGCAGGAAAAAGCCAATGCACATAGATAATGGAAGTtagaaacaagaacaaccaAAACACATCTGCCTAACAGTGCAGAGTTACGATCACTATGATCAGTGTGAAAGGAACAATCATTTTGCTGTCAAAATCTGTAGAgacatgcaataaaaaaaatggaaggaaacACTAATAGAAACACAAGGCCATACATCATAATTTCCTGCAGACACAACATCAAGGGGTGATAAGCGGAGGAGATGGCTGCTTCACTGAACATGCAGTCCCCAAGTCAATGGAAACAGGAGACTGAGTGGGGAGAGGAGTTGAAAGGgaatatatttgaaaaatatgAACAATCTGAGAGGACACATATGGTATAAGATATAATCTTAATGCGTCTGGCAATGGCAAAGCCCATCTTGGGCCCCTCAAAGTAAACTTTGAGGTATGGAAATGATTCAAGAGTCTTCTGACTCTCTAAGATGAGCTGTGTTATCAGAATGAGTGAGGATCCAAATGGTCTTAAGGACTCtcagtaaaaacaataacaacaacaacaacaacaacaaaacaccacTGTTGAATTTAAAAGCCATTCATTTCTGACTGCAGTGGTTATGGGGTTTACTGATGACAACATTAGCATTCACTCTGTGTTTGTTAAGTGGCAATTAATATTTCAGTGTACTGAggcatttaatgaaaatattatatTGTGCTAACAACAGTTTTCtacactgtaaaatgtaattgtatattttacttaaaaaaaagtgaccttAACTCATTCCAGCTTATTCTGTTGACTATCCTCACTTAAACTTAGTAAAGACAACTTTCTTTTGAGGCAATTAATCAAACTCATCAGCTGCAAGTAACCTTTACTTAGAGGTATGAGTGAGCGAGACGCATCTGCATAACCAACAGAAACTCGGCATCATTCGGCAGCTCTCGTTGAACGCACATACGCAGTTGCCCATTGATGAGTGATGGCGTGCTTTGAATGAAGTAGTAAACTGTCAACAACAAGGCGGTTGTTACAGCTAAGTAGTATCACGGTAAGTTTCACTGTTTTTATATGTAGCAAACTGATAGTCGTTATCTTTGCCATATAATTTATCCATAAGTCCAGGTTTGAAGGTTAACTTATGTTCAATGATTTCGCCGTGCCTGGAACTCTCTTGTCGAaattataatgtttatttagtggtgtatttttgttgttgctacGCACTCTAAAAGGTAATATCTATGCTcacttaaattacatttgtgtACTTTCCAGCAACTACGAGGGCAAAAACTTTTGGAAGAAGAACCAAGCTTTGTCAGTATCTGGGTAGGTTAAGTGTTTATATTTGTCAGCTGAACTTTATCAGGGcatttttctgcacattttgaTACCCAAATCTCCTGGCGGGCTAATGGGAATGTTAGCGAACGTTAGCCACGTTAGCCACGTTAGCTAGCTAAAACGGCCATGCTAAGAGCCTGTAACGTTAGTTACATGCACGAGCTCTGCCCAAATTCATTCactttgtttaatttgaaatgctAACTTGATGTAGCAACAAAATTATGAAGAGCGGAACGAGGCCAATGGGATACTTTAATGGGGACTTTCTAGTACCTCCTATGTGGTCGGTCCAAGTAGGTGAATTGGGGCCAAAAATGTGACGTAGAACGCTACTTACTGCTGATTGGTCAGAGAAAAATCTGCCCCAGGTACAAACCTGGATGTGACTAGTACTAAGATGCTCACATACAACTTTCTGCTTTTGTGttggtacatttttaaatgatgactggaaaagtaatgttgttctggaccaacccggaggtgagggcttttctgcCCTTGTTGGAAGAAGAGAGTATACAGCGGGAGTTGGACAGGACCTCTCGGAACGATAACGACAATGAATGTTTTCCTTCGGATCGCGGCTGAGATGGCCAAATTTGGCTTTATCAGGAAGGTAAAACATATGAAGCTTGTTACAAAACATGGTAcaaatattgtgtttgtgttctgtttctgttttggcaGAATTCACAAGAGTAGCAAGCAAAGATCCTTGGACTGCCATACCCACAATTCCTTGAGATCTTCAAATCTAAAAAGGGAAATGTTGGCAGGACACTTGCAGAGATCGTTGCACAGGTTGAAACAAGGGTTGTTATTACTATTGCGtaaaagcaggaaaatgtgCAAATCATTTCTAGTCAAAGCTAAACAGCTTCATAATTACTGTACAGGCGGTATGTAAGTttcactctttttctctcctgctGGTAGACCAATGATGTCATAGCCATGAGGACTGCTGTCCTGCGATGCCTCCCAGTTTTTCTCAGTTATGATGGGAGTGATTTCTTCAAAGTCTGCTTCGTAAGTATTATTTGGTATGTTGAAGGTTCTgcaccacaaagacaaaatctTAACCTCAGTTTTGACCTTTCTTTGTATATGCAGGATTCAGATGCCACTGTGGATTTCACACAGGTTCCTGCTGGAGTAGCGACTGTTATACCTGAAGAGAGTCAGCAGCCAGGTCCAAATGCCCTACATCTTGAACCATTCAGCATTGGTATCATACTGGAAGTATGATAAGAGGATTTTGTAAATGATGGAGTTAGGATATCTGTCTTGTTAACATGTTGATGTGTGATATGATTGACTAGTTTGCAGCCAGCAGAATACAGGTAGCACAATGTTAAGAGCTACAGTGTAATCTTGTTTATTACAGTTCAATGCACATActgtgacatttgtgtgaaataGTCTTATTTTCTAGTAccaaccactgtgtctcactctctcccctctcctcctctccccctccatcttcttgtgagggtctctggtctggagtgctgaatatctggcctgtggagttctaagctacatctgctgtcgtggcctcatcaacagcccagtcttcatggtctggagtgctgtgtatcagacctgtggatctccataaactacatctgccccagtcttcatgtcctcctccagttatccactcctacctagatgaacaattcaccaacctgcctaAGATTCCTACTCACAAACGGTCTCATaaatcatcagctatgtgttatattacttgatcctacatgtttccttcagttagatgtatgtatatatgacaaaagtttgtttatctgtttctcctgttcttcttctctctatatattctctgtttctacccactGACcctcagcagatgggtccctccatatgagctgggttctgctcagggtttcttcctgttaaaagggagtttttccttgccaccgtcacccttaggcttgctctggaggttgcaggctggtttttgtaaagtgtcttgagacaatttgaattgttattggcgctatataaataaaattgaattgaattgaattgaaaatgtttcatttagtttgtaaGTTGACTGAAGCTTGATTAAAAATGTGCCATAGAACCCTGTTGAAATCGTCAGTGAGAaagatttagttttaatatttctagattttttaaaatgattatttgatattatatattttattttatagctgttattttttaaggcttaaaactggatttgttttgattgtataatttaatttctccacaaACACTGACCTGGGTTTAAGAAGCTCACAATGGCagttttgttgaaataaaaaataatcctgCAAACTAATcattctttgttgtgtttacttaatttatttaaggCAATCAGTTTCCTAGATTATATTGAGTTAACACAACTGTTCAGTTAAGTCAGACTCACTTGTTCTACTTAAGTTGGTAACACTTAGAAAGAACAATTAATTTCACTTGCCATTTTTAAGTTGGAACAACTTTACCAAATTaagtaaatacaacaaaatttAAAGTAAACTCAACTAGAACATACAAGGTAAACATAACTTGAAACTTTGTGTTTACGTTACTTACCTTTTTCAAGGCAATCGGTTTCCTGGATATTTTTTAGTAAGATCAACAAATCagattttacagtgtaaatggcaatttctgtttctttatgcACAACCTTTGCCAGCGCTTGTTTGAATGTTCCTTATCCTTACAAAATTATGATGCTAAATATATAATTACCTTGAGCATATCCATTAACCATAGTCATCTTTTTGGttcacaaaaacagagaaaaacccATTTCTATTTTCCTGATGCTACTGACATCTAGAAATGATTCAGTGctttcagttatttaaaaaatgcatagtAAATAATTAGTTTTGTCATATCTATGCACCAAATGTGACACAAAGTCACGTTTAATTAGCTTTGTCTGGTACTTTGTAAGTAGGCAGTCTGTTACtgtcagtcaatcacacaacagctcttcatctttttttttttgaattaattttacaatttagacgctattaaagcctatgattcaaactaatgttcTAATCTCCATGctaaactgtcactttttgtcactTAGTGGGTGTAAAGACTTGGCTTGCAgtgacatcacatgcataccctctatacagAGCTCCATAATTGAGAGTTAGACAGTTGTAAGGACCAATAAAACTTGGAATGGTGTTTGGTCTATCAGTGATCTCAATACATCAACAAATACTCAGGTCAAAGATTTCATCTATCCCTGTCACCGATCTACTcaacaaatattaacattattatttttaggccctattcatgttcattttcattttatatacttgtacatatttctttatatatttattggagtCTGAACTCACCATATGCAATACTTTCCTGCTGTGCAATAacccatattcaatgttattataaaGCTTATTCTTAAATATTCTtgttgcctacattgctctttttTCTAAACAGTGGTACATAGTGAGTAGGATCAAGTATAACTAAAAGTAATTTCcacctgggatcaataaagtaattctgattcagattttctGTGATAGCTTCAACTGTGTGACAgaatggattaaaaaaacatcaccatGGGTAATACAATTTATCAGAAACAGTGGAACAAGTTTGGAAAAAATGCTATCCAGACGGAATTATGTTATTAAGAAGATTGCTACTCACGGTCAATAAATGAGGTGAAGAGCATGCGAAACCGACTGAGTCGGCTCTTTTCATCAGCCCACATTCGCACGACTCCCACACCGTTATCCAGCATCACGTCATTGGCCACAGTGCTACAGAACTTGGCCTTGAGGTTCTCAATGGCACTGCTGCCATCGTACACTGCCACAAAGTTCTTCTTGCACTCATTGGAGTGTTCCATCTGGTAGTCCATGAAGCGCAGGTAGATCTGAAAATAAGCACAATGTCAATCCATGTGAACTCAGATGAAATTCACAGTGATTCTTGACTTCACCTCACAGCCGCCAAACTGTGATcggcaaatgtgttttttatgtggaaaaaagCTTGAAAAGTGTGCATTACAGTACAATGCTAGGACACTTAAAATTACACCTATTAAAACcagaatataattaaataagaGTAGAACCATATGAGTGATTGACTTGCATCAatataaaagacagaaaaatatgcactgataaataattcaaaattgttaaatatttcatttaatttctttctctattttggtcattagtttcacttttCATGATTTAATACACATCATAACATCTTAATCATTGACCAAAAAAGGATGTAGGCAGAAGCACAAGGcttatagtatagtatagttaaccaaacaaacaaaaccaattGCTACAACATCCAAGTTAAGTCACCTGGAAGATTATAAGGAGAGGAGATAGAGTTCAATCATCTTacatttcagggttttttttgaaTGTTGACATAGAACAACAGAACTTCAGTTTATCACATGGTCCATTCCATAATTTCACACGGAGAACTGAAACACATCATATATTAGTTCCTGCAGGTCATCCCCTGTGCAAAATATGTTAGTATCATCCGCAAACATCACCCAATGTAATTTATCTGAAACTGTGACaatgtcattaaaataaagtataaataacTTTGGCCCCAATACTGACCCTCGTGGACTCCCACAGGTTATTATTTTACAACTAGGtttactattataaatattCACGTATTGAAcctctttatttaaataatttcttaGCCAGTTGTGTGCAATACCCCGAATACCATAATGTGCCATAATGTTATAAATTACAGAAGTAATGAATGATCAATCATATTAAAGGCTTTgcataaatcaataaaaacccTTATAGTGTATTCTTTCTGATTTATTGCTGTTGCCATGTTGTCAACAAAATCAATCATTGCTAGAGAAGTTGATTGATTAGTCCTAAATCCGTACTGACTGTCACTTAATATCTCATATTTCTCAATAAAACTATCAAGTCTATCTATAAATCTACAAAGATTGCAGAAGCAATCGACAGAGGTCTGTAGTTAGTAAACTTATGTTTATCACCATTTTTATGAATCAGAATTACTTAAGCTGTTTTCATATTATCCAGGAATACACCCATTGAAAAGGACTGGTTACATACATAGGTAAATGGTTTGAGGATACactgaattatttcatttatgaacGACATATCAATAAAATTTATATCACTAGACTTCTTGTTCTTGAACTTTCCAACCACTGCTAGAACATCTTCTTTGCTGACTCCATGAAGGAACATTGATTGATATTCCCAGAAGGAAAATGAGCTGAacctgttcctttttttccaaaatagaAAACTAGTCGTGTGTGGtccttaaaaactaaaaaaaagcaaaagctttGAAGTTTTCCACCAAGATGCTTGTTAAAAAACAGGTGACACAACAACTGTTTCAGTGGTATTTTACTAGCTTTGTTTGATAAGACTAtttgaaatgtgactgaaatacaCCAATTTGTCCTCAGTCATTCAAGTAATGAGGTAACAATTGTTACAGTAGTAGTTAGTAGTTGTTACAAGTGTACGTAGTAATAAGTAATAGTGATATTTGAGTTAGTGAAAGTGTTGTATGACAAGTGGAGCTGAATCATGAAtgtacacagcaaattgagaagagttgaattcttggtgttaaactagacatacactagtagagttaattatactctgggtagagttaatccattataattaactctcagtcgataaatagttgttgtcaaaaccgagcgtaaaaaggaagtgtcactaaatcaaacctctaggtgtTACTGTTTAAATACTAACTCCAAAtttcttactctaaactctgatcctgtatttaacacctcaagtgttGAGGTGGTGTCCTTACTTTGAGCCATAATAAGAAGCCAATAAGCCATGATAGCATGAAGAATACCATGACGTTGGAATTGAAGCTAGCTCCTCTCAATTTAACACTTACCtgttttacaatttagactTGTAGTTATCTTGTGGCATTCTTGAATGTTTTCTGGGAGAAAAGCTTTCAACAGAGTGTGCGACTTATACTAGCatctagaggttctaaaagtctAAGTGACTAAATGGCTTAAATGGCTGCACGGGctctcattttaaaattcactgTAAGtcactaaaaagaaatgtttttaaattgtagGAAGAAGTTAAATCAGCTGTAATCATATAACAAAACTTTTCAGCATATTTAGAACAAACACCTGTAAGAAGTCAGCGGTTAAATAGCTGgtctgtttcttctgctctgttgATATCTGGTCACCAAACTCAGTGGTCCTGCTAAATCGAAATTGTCTCTTCTTTAGCCTCATATAACACATGTTGTAACAGTGAAATGACTGTGGCCAAACAGCTCTGTGTatgaaatgaatgtgtgaatcacacacaaatgtttacatatacataaaatataattttatatgtatgtatgggTTGAGAATGTGCATGGGTAATTGCATGTAGTATGCATATAGTATATCACATATATCATGTTATTTGTGGCTACATGCATCTGCTGTTTTACAATccaaaaaaagttgaaaaaaaggcaactggactccACTGGTGGGCTGAAGTTTTCCTATTTagacctcaacttcccaccagtctctcagaactgaagaagctacttgtgGAGAGACGTcttcaaactaatttaactGCTTCAATAAAATTCTACAAAAAGAtaagctgttatacagctggatagaggtACAAAAGAATTTCTGTAATGTTCATTATGGGAGctgagctgaatcagtctgctggaga
The sequence above is drawn from the Mugil cephalus isolate CIBA_MC_2020 chromosome 3, CIBA_Mcephalus_1.1, whole genome shotgun sequence genome and encodes:
- the LOC125005100 gene encoding neuropilin and tolloid-like protein 2, which translates into the protein MYRVWILFFLIDEGFALAQRTKDPPSEHGGQSPNQNDCGTWVRNINGGVFTSPNYPNTYPPNKECVYILEALPRQRIQLAFDKNYYIEPSFQCRFDHIEIRDGPFGFSPPINRFCGGMNPGIVQSTGRFMWIKFTSDEELEGLGFRIMYTFIADPDFHLHVGGLLNPIPDCQFEIGGSDGIIRSSQVEEEDRVKPGEALDCIWTIRAPPQSKIYLRFMDYQMEHSNECKKNFVAVYDGSSAIENLKAKFCSTVANDVMLDNGVGVVRMWADEKSRLSRFRMLFTSFIDPPCTANTFFCHSNMCINNSLVCNGVQNCVYPWDENHCKEKRSKGLFHQITKTHGTVIGVSSGIVLVLLIISILVQMKQPRKKVVARRSGVFNKAGFQEVFDPPHYELFSLRDKEISSDLADLSEELDSFHKLRRSSIMSRCVHEHHCGSQGSVATGCGSMKHSRTTLSSMELSYHNDFSKPPPMKTFNSSANYKKSCYGYKQHSQTHDCDQQVIEDHVTEEIPCEIYGRGAGGVGGGATGGGAMGGGASGIAGGGIGGAVGITGGVAMAGGMGMAGGVSMTGPSGITGGIGGGMAGACGTLSIRGNGARNSTTLVDPQQRSMSMDF